The Psilocybe cubensis strain MGC-MH-2018 chromosome 7, whole genome shotgun sequence genome has a window encoding:
- a CDS encoding Pyridoxamine 5'-phosphate oxidase family protein ustO → MFWVATAPLSADGHVNLSPKGLSGTFHIKDENTVWYEDMTGSGVETIAHLRENGRMTIMFCAFEGPPQIVRLHGRGKVYEYDSSEYNKLIPLNERQPGSRSVIMLHIHRVGTSCGFSVPFYTFKGDRMRLHQYCAKSERADLAAADASQPSLNGLATSFPDEIADNGVRRYWAVLNKTSIDGLPGIQDAHKSKTLFDRDIANKEWKQESLSRAAHQQHSQHQTLGVTTWVDPKLLVVFVLGALTTGLWRNIIVSLFQK, encoded by the exons ATGTTCTGGGTGGCTACGGCGCCTCTTTCTGCAGATGGACATGTTAATCTTTCACCAAAAGGATTATCTGGTACTTTTCATATCAAAGATGAAAACACCGTTTGGTATGAAGATATGACTGGTAGTG GCGTCGAGACCATTGCACACTTGAGAGAGAATGGACGGATGACTATTATGTTCTGCGCATTTGAAGGACCTCCTCAGATCGTGAGGCTACATGGACGCG GCAAAGTTTACGAGTACGACTCGTCGGAATACAACAAACTTATTCCTCTGAACGAAAGGCAGCCGGGCTCACGGTCTGTCATCATGCTACACATACACAGAGTGGGGACG TCCTGTGGATTCTCTGTTCCGTTCTACACCTTCAAAGGCGATCGCATGCGCCTTCATCAATATTGCGCCAAGTCAGAACGAGCAGATCTGGCAGCGGCTGACGCATCTCAGCCAAGTTTGAATGGACTCGCGACATCATTCCCCGACGAGATTGCAGACAATGGCGTCAGGCGCTACTGGGCAGTTCTCAATAAAACCAGTATTGATGGTCTTCCTGGAATCCAGGACGCGCATAAATCGAAGACGCTCTTCGACCGCGATATTGCTAACAAAGAGTGGAAACAAGAAAGCCTCTCGCGCGCAGCACACCAGCAACATTCGCAGCATCAGACTCTCGGGGTGACAACCTGGGTAGACCCAAAACTTTTAGTTGTATTTGTGCTTGGTGCTTTGACTACTGGATTATGGCGCAACATTATCGTGTCATTGTTCCAAAAGTAA
- a CDS encoding Condensin complex subunit 2 encodes MAPARRARSPSAAQPNYADTTDEDSEQETPRPHKSLLKKRLSEVYHPDNDGASGSDQSNRPPLRAVNINDDAAEKRRRRKSTKHAVIDSSVLAGPSSETMQTQEVPEPARGGKQKTLQSITPLSINVDMDVMSSNFEEWMKMATDNKINASNSWNFALIDYFHDMSLLRNNDDNSINFQRASYTLDGCVKIWTSRVDSVGTETGKLLSNLETGGKLDEGDDGDNSDNPDGDGTQAKKRKANRGTGATLAKDPASLKNKKPDLEFAVDPLFKKTCADFDEGGASGLLLNHLSLGIGSEGCMRVIFDASDPMGKVEEEDIIEEPEDEIDLTFLRKHFLPDLSVLEDKAISHSLSEFAFAKGPINLNDMTYLNNAVLDNDDDDESNDQNFGTNMDGVGGNEPPVEDFFIGADAVNDDFGGDMGDDYGGDNGSNNGSVGPIGDAEQTAAGPMGIVPFDPRYQPNTRELTLAMNADGGAFDYFDPNLLKNWAGPEHWKLRKNIRKPEAEAGAAKPNKRQKKEAVKIDFTTPSAKDAKEIAKDLFAPVTGKGASINLPGTGTTAGKKGKKKKEKRDDHRLPDDMHFSDQQLVSLFLKPKFRLQMRGTSKRGNVAEGEIDENFWAQAAANQAANRDYDPDADESAPAPFNTQFFHEDDFGGGFDDGFDADVGGMADEDAGEQDLLAATQGQTRRVKPQAVNYTKRAKRVDVRKLKENIWKGLDIVVAKKKPRVREEDGMDVDPEDEEGQTGLTDPNDSRQFSQVISGLQQSYPPDKMEEISTSFCFICLLHLANEQGLKLESTAQDKPTVNEPVQEESDESKIGNIWDIKIYRDPNATQSA; translated from the exons ATGGCCCCCGCGCGTCGAGCTCGCTCGCCATCTGCTGCTCAGCCCAACTACGCGGACACTACAGACGAGGACTCAGAACAAGAAACACCACGGCCCCATAAATCCCTTCTTAAGAAACGCCTCAGTGAGGTGTACCACCCAGATAACGATGGAGCCTCAGGCTCAGATCAATCTAACCGCCCGCCACTGAGGGCAGTTAATATCAACGACGATGCGGctgagaagaggaggaggaggaagagtaCTAAGCATGCTGTTATTGATAGCAGTGTGCTTGCTGGACCTTCTTCTGAGACGATGCAAACCCAGGAAGTCCCCGAACCTGCGCGAGGGGGCAAGCAAAAAACACTTCAATCAATCACACCCCTTTCCATTAATGTGGATATGGATGTaatgtcttcaaattttGAAGAATGGATGAAAATGGCGACGGACAAT AAAATCAATGCGTCAAACTCATGGAATTTCGCCCTCATTGATTATTTCCATGATATGTCACTGCTTAGGAACAATGACGACAATTCCATCAACTTTCAACGCGCTTCATATACCCTTGATGGTTGCGTGAAAATTTGGACAAGTCGCGTGGATAGTGTTGGAACAGAAACGGGCAAACTACTCAGCAATCTTGAAACTGGCGGAAAACTAGATGAAGGAGACGATGGCGATAACTCCGATAATCCAGACGGCGACGGCACGCAAGCCAAGAAGCGCAAAGCCAATCGTGGCACCGGTGCAACTTTGGCCAAAGATCCTGCTTCGTTGAAGAACAAGAAACCAGATTTAGAGTTTGCAGTTGATCCTTTGTTCAAAAAAACCTGCGCAGACTTCGATGAAGGTGGTGCTAGTGGCTTGCTGCTGAACCACTTGTCTCTGGGTATTGGCTCAGAAGGTTGCATGCGGGTCATTTTCGATGCTAGTGACCCTATGGGcaaagttgaagaagaggacatCATCGAGGAAccagaagatgaaattgatCTAACTTTCCTGCGAA AACATTTCTTGCCCGATTTGTCTGTACTTGAAGACAAAGCGATTTCGCACTCCCTTTCCGAGTTTGCATTTGCCAAGGGTCCCATAAATCTTAATGATATGACATATCTGAACAACGCAGTGCTcgataatgatgatgatgatgaaagcaATGATCAAAATTTCGGCACAAACATGGACGGAGTTGGTGGCAACGAACCTCCGGTCGAGGATTTCTTCATTGGAGCTGATGCAGTAAACGATGACTTCGGAGGCGACATGGGAGATGACTACGGTGGCGATAACGGATCGAATAATGGGTCGGTCGGTCCTATTGGCGATGCTGAACAAACAGCGGCAGGTCCGATGGGAATCGTGCCATTTGACCCAAGATACCAGCCAAACACGCGTGAACTTACGCTTGCTATGAATGCAGATGGAGGTGCCTTTGATTACTTTGATCCAAACCTACTCAAGAACTGGGCTGGTCCGGAACATTGGAAGCTGAGGAAGAATATTCGTAAAC CGGAAGCAGAGGCGGGTGCTGCCAAACCTAACAAGaggcagaagaaagaggccgTCAAGATCGACTTTACGACACCATCAGCAAAAGACGCTAAAGAAATTGCTAAAGATCTGTTTGCTCCTGTAACTGGGAAAGGTGCGAGTATCAACCTTCCGGGCACAGGTACAACCGCGGgcaaaaaaggcaaaaagaagaaagagaaacggGACGATCATAGATTACCAGATGATATGCATTTCTCCGACCAACAGCTCGTCTCTTTGTTCTTGAAGCCTAAATTCAGG CTTCAAATGCGCGGTACCAGCAAGAGAGGAAATGTCGCTGAAGGTGAAATCGACGAAAACTTCTGGGCTCAGGCAGCCGCCAATCAAGCCGCCAATCGTGACTATGACCCTGATGCCGACGAAA GCGCTCCCGCACCCTTTAACACACAATTCTTCCATGAAGATGACTTTGGTGGAGGGTTCGACGATGGGTTCGACGCTGATGTGGGCGGAATGGCAGACGAAGATGCTGGAGAACAAGATTTGCTGGCTGCTACTCAAGGTCAGACAAGACGTGTTAAACCACAAGCCGTAAATTACACGAAACGGGCGAAACGCGTTGACGTAAGGAAGTTGAAGGAGAACATCTGGAAAGGTCTTGATATCGTTGTGGCCAAGAAAAAGCCGCGTGTccgtgaagaagatggcaTG GATGTGGAcccagaagatgaagaaggccAGACTGGGCTCACTGATCCCAACGACTCACGACAATTCAGTCAGGTCATCTCAGGCCTGCAACAATCTTACCCACCCGACAAAATGGAGGAAATCAGCACGAGTTTCTGCTTCATTTGTCTACTTCATTTGGCTAACGAACAAGGTCTCAAGCTTGAATCAACTGCTCAGGACAAGCCTACTGTCAATGAACCTGTTCAGGAAGAATCTGATGAGTCAAAAATTGGGAATATCTGGGATATCAAG ATATATCGAGACCCAAATGCGACGCAGTCAGCATAA
- a CDS encoding Phosphomannomutase 1 — MVSDAFAHKPLKKLYLFDVDNTLTPARHPRSLTPELQQTLCALREKVAIGFLGGSDFTKITEQLQTGDEVVLDQFDYGFAENGLIAYKLGKQLPSQSFIEFIGEERYQLMVNFILHYIADLDIPIKRGTFVEFRRGMINVSPIGRNASLQERKDFEILDNKKGYRKAMIEALKTKFPDYGLTYSIGGQLSFDIFPIGWDKTFALSHVEDENFEEIHFFGDKTHKASFVGFSSVALSEIDHLCLLEGRE; from the exons ATGGTCTCCGATGCTTTTGCTCACAAGCCTTTAAAAAAACTCTATCTTTTCGATGTAGACAACACCTTAACTCCTGCACGTCAC CCTAGAAGTTTGACACCAGAGTTGCAACAAACATTGTGCGCCCTTCGGGAGAAGGTTGCGATTGGGTTCTTAGGAGGCTCGGATTTTACTAAAATTACCGAGCAACTTCAAACTGGTGATGAAGTCG TTCTAGATCAATTCGACTATGGATTCGCTGAGAATGGACTTATTGCGTACAAGCTTGGAAAGCAGcttccatctcaatcctTCATCGAATTCATTGGGGAAGAGCGCTACCAACTCATGGTGAACTTTATTCTTCACTATATCGCTGATCTCGATATCCCTATCAAGAG GGGCACTTTTGTAGAGTTCCGTCGTGGTATGATAAACGTCAGCCCTATTGGACGTAATGCATC CCTACAAGAACGGAAGGATTTCGAAATTCTTGACAAT AAGAAGGGCTATCGCAAAGCCATGATTGAAGCCTTGAAAACCAAGTTCCCTGATTATGGTCTGACCTATTCAATCGGAGGACAGCTTTCTTTCGACATATTTCCCATCGGATGGGACAAGACATTTGCCCTCAGTCATGTCGAAGATGAGAATTTTGAAGAGATTCATTTCTTTGGGGACAAGACACACAAGGCGAGTTTCGTTGGATTCTCTTCAGTTGCTCTTTCGGAAATTGATCATTTGTGCTTGTTGGAAGGGAGGGAATGA